The genomic DNA TAACGGTCGCTTCCAGAATGTAAACCAGTATTTCCCTCAAAACTGAGAGTGGATCACCTGGGAATTTTGCCCGATACTCAATCTCAAGATCGCTAATACTGGACTCTGATAACACCCAGATTTCGTTAAAGAGATCCGACTTATCCTTGAAATGCCAGTAGATTGCGCCACGCGTCACCCCGGCCGCTTTTGCAATCTCGGCAAGTGAGGTAGATGATACCCCCTGCTGCGAAAACAACCGTAGGGCGACATCCAGTATGTGCTGACGCGTAGCTTGCGCTTGTTCTTTGGTTTTTCGTGCCATAGGTCGGTGAAATTGCAGGGGTTAGATTTACATACATTTATGAATGTATGTACCATAGTATGACGATAATACAAGCGCAGCAATGGGTTTGTGACGCTTGCTTCATTGATCAATTTGAAATCGGACACTCGAGGTTTACATATGAACAAAAACAGAGGGTTAACGCCTCTGGCGGTCGTTCTGATGCTCTCAGGCAGCTTAGCGCTAACAGGATGTGACGACAAACCAGCTCAGCAAGGAGCACAACACGCACCAGAAGTTGGCGTCGTGACGCTCAAATCTGAACCTCTTGTAATCACGACGGAACTGCCGGGCCGCACCAGCGCCTTCCGCATTGCAGAAGTACGCCCGCAGGTCAGCGGTATTATTCTGAAGCGCAACTTTACGGAAGGGGGTGAAATCACCGCCGGTGAGTCGCTTTATCAGATTGATCCAGCAACGTATCAGGCATCTTACGAAAGCGCCAAAGGTGATTTAGCCAAAGCGCAGGCCGCGGCCAACATCGCAAAGCTGACCGTGAATCGTTACTCCAAACTGTTGGGTACGCAGTACATCAGCAAACAGGATTACGATACGGCTGTTGCCGATGCGCAGCAGGCTAACGCTGCGGTAGTCGCTGCCAAAGCGGCGGTAGAAACCGCACGTATCAACCTGGCTTATACCAAAGTGACCTCCCCTATCAGCGGGCGCATTGGCAAATCTTCGGTTACCGAGGGCGCGCTGGTGCAGAACGGGCAAGCTACCGCGCTGGCAACCGTTCAGCAGTTGGACCCTATCTATGTTGACGTTACCCAGTCCAGCAACGACTTTCTGCGCCTTAAGCAGGAGCTGGCGGACGGCAAGCTGAAACAGGAAAACGGCAAAGCGAAAGTGGATCTGGTGACCAATGACGGCATCAAATATCCGCAGAGCGGCACCTTAGAGTTCTCTGACGTGACCGTTGATCAGACCACCGGTTCTATCACGCTGCGCGCTATTTTCCCGAACCCAGACCATACGCTGCTGCCGGGCATGTTCGTTCGCGCACGTCTGGAAGAAGGGACCAACCCGAACGCGCTGCTGGTTCCGCAACAGGGCGTGACCCGTACGCCGCGCGGCGATGCGAGCGCGCTGGTTGTTGGCGCTGACGATAAAGTCGAAACCCGCCAGATTGTTGCCGCACAGGCCATTGGCGACAAATGGCTGGTCACCGAGGGCCTGAAGGATGGCGATCGCGTCATTATTACCGGTCTGCAAAAAGTGAAACCGGGCGTGCAGGTCAAAGCGCAGGAAGTCACTTCTGACGACAAACAGCAAGCCGCAGCGGGCGCTGCTCAGTCAGAACAAACCAAGTCTTAACTTAAACAGGAGCCGTTAAGACATGCCTAATTTCTTTATCGATCGCCCCATATTTGCGTGGGTGATCGCCATCATTATCATGCTGGCAGGGGGGCTATCGATCCTCAAGTTGCCGGTAGCGCAATATCCGACGATTGCGCCGCCAGCAATTTCGATCACGGCCATGTACCCCGGTGCTGACGCCGAAACGGTGCAGAACACAGTAACTCAGGTTATCGAACAGAACATGAACGGTATCGATCACCTGATGTACATGTCCTCCAACGGCGACTCCACCGGTACCGCAACCATTACCCTGACCTTCGAATCCGGTACCGATCCGGATATCGCGCAGGTTCAGGTGCAGAACAAACTCGCGCTGGCCACTCCACTGCTGCCGCAAGAAGTTCAGCAGCAGGGTATTAGCGTTGAGAAAGCGTCCAGCAGCTTCCTGATGGTTGTCGGTGTTATCAACACCAACGGCACCATGAACCAGGACGATATCTCGGACTACGTAGCAGCGAACATGAAGGACGCCATTAGCCGTACCAGCGGCGTGGGCGACGTTCAGCTGTTTGGTTCCCAGTACGCGATGCGTATCTGGATGGACCCGAACAAACTGAACAACTTCCAGCTGACGCCGGTTGACGTGATCGCCGCGCTGAAAGCACAGAACGCCCAGGTGGCGGCCGGTCAGTTAGGCGGTACGCCGCCGGTGAAAGGCCAGCAGCTGAACGCCTCTATCGTGGCGCAAACCCGTCTGACCAACACCGAGCAGTTTGGCAACATCCTGCTGAAGGTGAACCAGGACGGCTCGCAGGTTCGCCTGCGCGACGTCGCCAAGATTGAGCTCGGCGGCGAGAGCTACGACGTTATCGCGAAGTTTAACGGCCAGCCGGCTTCCGGCCTGGGGATTAAACTGGCGACCGGCGCCAACGCCCTGGACACCGCGAGCGCCATTCGCGCTGAACTGGCAAAAATGGAGCCGTTCTTCCCGTCAGGGATGAAAATCGTTTATCCGTATGACACCACCCCGTTCGTTAAGATCTCAATTCACGAAGTGGTGAAAACGCTGGTCGAAGCGATCATTCTGGTGTTCCTGGTGATGTATCTGTTCCTGCAGAACTTCCGCGCGACGCTTATCCCAACGATCGCGGTGCCGGTGGTACTGCTCGGGACCTTTGCGGTGCTGGCGGCATTCGGCTTCTCGATAAACACGC from Klebsiella sp. WP3-W18-ESBL-02 includes the following:
- the acrA gene encoding multidrug efflux RND transporter periplasmic adaptor subunit AcrA: MNKNRGLTPLAVVLMLSGSLALTGCDDKPAQQGAQHAPEVGVVTLKSEPLVITTELPGRTSAFRIAEVRPQVSGIILKRNFTEGGEITAGESLYQIDPATYQASYESAKGDLAKAQAAANIAKLTVNRYSKLLGTQYISKQDYDTAVADAQQANAAVVAAKAAVETARINLAYTKVTSPISGRIGKSSVTEGALVQNGQATALATVQQLDPIYVDVTQSSNDFLRLKQELADGKLKQENGKAKVDLVTNDGIKYPQSGTLEFSDVTVDQTTGSITLRAIFPNPDHTLLPGMFVRARLEEGTNPNALLVPQQGVTRTPRGDASALVVGADDKVETRQIVAAQAIGDKWLVTEGLKDGDRVIITGLQKVKPGVQVKAQEVTSDDKQQAAAGAAQSEQTKS